The Salvia miltiorrhiza cultivar Shanhuang (shh) chromosome 1, IMPLAD_Smil_shh, whole genome shotgun sequence genome has a window encoding:
- the LOC131007006 gene encoding noroxomaritidine synthase-like yields MAIYEFVLMIAPVALVWYLAIRRGKKPSEPTTWPVLGMLPAALLNLRRVHDYATEVLTECGGTYRLVGPWMDILFTCDPANIHHVFSRNFSTYPKGPEFRKIFKIFGDGIFRADFELWEIHRKTTLAQLTHADFNANLQRTVWHKVESGLFPVLNHFCSAGTDLDLQDVFQRLSFDNICKFVLDYDPCSSLRPDLHFLPCEKAFSTAGEALLHRHIFPEWMWKLQKWLNVGNEKSIAEAAVALDDFIYPRVTSGNVLKAFEKVYRESNMASSNGSLRDFLKDTSLNLIFAGRDSTSTCLTWLFWLVSQNPASETKILEEMEAELRLKEDKKFRFFSAQESHRLVYLHGALCESLRLFPTLPLEHRAPVRPDILPSGHHLRGDSKLIISFYSVGRMESVWEKDCLEFKPERWISPSGKIKHEPSYKFPAFSAGPRTCLGKEMAFVQMKMVAAAILYGYKVRLVEGHQVSPRDSITLEARDGLKVLLSKRN; encoded by the coding sequence ATGGCCATATACGAGTTTGTGTTGATGATAGCTCCAGTGGCTCTTGTGTGGTACTTGGCAATTAGAAGAGGCAAGAAACCCTCGGAGCCGACGACGTGGCCGGTGCTGGGTATGCTGCCGGCggctctccttaatctccgccGCGTACACGACTATGCGACGGAGGTCTTAACCGAATGCGGCGGCACCTATAGGCTGGTGGGGCCGTGGATGGACATCCTCTTCACGTGCGACCCCGCCAACATCCATCATGTTTTCAGCAGAAACTTCTCCACCTATCCCAAGGGCCCCGAATTCCGCAAGATCTTCAAAATCTTCGGCGACGGCATCTTCCGCGCCGATTTCGAGCTCTGGGAGATTCACCGGAAGACGACGCTCGCGCAGCTCACGCATGCGGATTTCAACGCCAACCTGCAGAGGACCGTTTGGCACAAGGTGGAGAGCGGCCTCTTCCCCGTCCTCAACCATTTCTGCAGCGCCGGAACCGATCTGGATTTGCAGGATGTTTTCCAGAGGTTATCTTTTGATAATATCTGCAAGTTCGTGCTGGACTACGACCCATGCAGTAGTTTGCGCCCCGATTTGCATTTTCTTCCTTGCGAGAAGGCTTTTAGCACAGCAGGCGAGGCGCTGCTGCACAGGCATATATTCCCCGAGTGGATGTGGAAGCTGCAGAAGTGGCTCAACGTTGGCAACGAGAAGTCCATCGCTGAAGCCGCGGTAGCCTTGGATGATTTCATCTACCCGAGAGTCACCTCCGGCAATGTTTTGAAAGCGTTCGAAAAGGTGTACAGAGAGAGCAACATGGCTTCCTCAAATGGAAGTCTCAGAGATTTCCTCAAGGACACCTCGCTCAACTTGATATTCGCCGGCAGAGACTCAACCAGCACGTGCCTCACGTGGCTCTTCTGGCTCGTCTCTCAGAACCCAGCATCGGAAACAAAGATTCTAGAAGAAATGGAAGCGGAGCTCCGTCTCAAGGAAGACAAAAAATTCAGATTCTTCAGTGCACAAGAGTCGCACAGGCTAGTGTACCTGCATGGAGCTCTGTGCGAGTCGCTGAGGCTATTCCCGACGCTGCCGCTGGAGCACAGGGCGCCGGTCCGCCCGGATATTCTTCCGAGCGGCCATCACCTCCGCGGTGACAGCAAGCTCATAATATCATTCTATTCGGTGGGGCGAATGGAGAGCGTGTGGGAGAAGGACTGCTTGGAGTTTAAGCCGGAGAGGTGGATTTCTCCGAGCGGGAAGATCAAACACGAGCCGTCGTATAAGTTTCCGGCATTCAGCGCGGGGCCGAGGACGTGCTTGGGGAAGGAGATGGCGTTCGTGCAGATGAAGATGGTGGCAGCGGCGATACTGTATGGATACAAGGTGAGACTGGTGGAGGGCCACCAGGTATCTCCTCGCGACTCGATCACACTGGAAGCTAGGGATGGATTAAAGGTGTTGTTATCTAAGAGAAATTGA